The sequence below is a genomic window from Patescibacteria group bacterium.
TAGAAGGTATGACTCTTCCGGGCAAACTATCGGATTGTAGTAGCAGAGACATGAAAAAAACCGAGGTCTATATAGTCGAGGGAGATTCGGCTGGTGGTTCTGCCAAGCAAGGTAGAGACCGCAACTTTCAAGCGATCTTGCCCTTGAGGGGGAAGATACTTAATGTTGAACGCGCAAGGCTGGATAGGATGCTCGCCAATAACGAGGTAAAGAATCTAATCATTGCCTTGGGTACAGGTATCGGAGAAACTTTTGATATATCCAGGCTTAGGTACAATAGGGTTATAATCATGACCGATGCAGATGTGGATGGAGCACACATTAGGACGCTACTTTTAACCCTCTTTTTTAGGCACTTTCCACAGCTAATAGAGGGCGGGCATATTTATATTGCTCAGCCTCCCCTATTTAAGGTGTCTAAGGGCAAGAAGTCCAGCTATGCTTATTCCGACCGAGAGCGCGACTCACTTATAAATGATATTATGGCTTCAATTAAGGAAGCATCTGACGACAAAGCCAAAAAGCTTGCCACCAAAGAGCAAAAGCCCAGCGCCGAAACAGCTCAAGATCTTGCGCGGTTGGCCGAGGATGTGACAGGTGCCGAGAATGAGAATCAGGACGAATTAGCAGAGAATCCACTCAAGAAAGCAGGAATCAATATCCAAAGGTATAAAGGCCTCGGCGAGATGAATGCAGATCAGCTTTGGGAGACGACCATGGACCCTGAAAACAGAATACTATTAAAGGTTACTGTCGCAGACGCCGAGAAAGCCGATGCAATATTTAATAAACTGATGGGAGAGGAAGTTGCCCCACGCAAGAACTTTATCCAGACCCATGCTAAAAGCGTAAGTAACTTGGATATATAAAAAGGAAGCCATGGATAATACAATCAAACCAGAACCAATCAAAGATTTCGATGATAATAATTTCACACCCCAAAAAACTGAATTTGGGCTAATTGCTCCTAAGACGGTAGAGTCCGAAATGGAACAGAGCTATCTTGATTACGCTATGAGTGTAATAGTCTCGCGTGCGCTTCCAGATGTCAGGGACGGCCTCAAGCCTGTCCATAGACGAATCCTCTATTCTATGCATACACTCGGCCTTAAGCCTTCGGGTAAATACCGTAAGTCGGCAACCGTAGTGGGTGAAGTAATAGGAAAGTATCATCCCCATGGCGATGTTGCAATTTATGATTCCATGGTCAGAATGGCGCAGAATTTTAGCATGCGCTACCAGTTGGTTGATGGCCAAGGAAACTTCGGTAGTATGGACGGCGATGGGGCTGCTGCCATGCGATATACAGAAGCAAGAATGACTAAATTTTCCGAGGAGATGCTGGTTGATATAGATAAGAATACGGTAGATTTTATGCCCAATTATGATGGCTCTCAGCGTGAGCCCAAGGTATTGCCTGCTAAGGTTCCAAATCTCTTGCTTAATGGTGTCCAGGGAATCGCCGTAGGGATGGCCACAAACATCCCCACTCATAATTTAGTGGAAGTTGTTGACGCAGTTATATACATTATTGATAATCCCGAGGCCGTACTAGCAGACCTTACCAAGATTGTTAAGGGTCCCGATTTCCCTACGGGCGGAGTTATATTCGACGACGGAAGCATAGCTCAAGCATATGGTACTGGCCGGGGTAGTATTACAATGCGCGCTGTAGCAGAGATACAAGAGGATAAAAAGGGCCGCGAAAAGATTATAATCACGGAAGTCCCCTATCAGACTAATAAGGCTAGCTTAGTAGAGAAGATAGCAGATCTAGTAAAAGATAAGCGAGTGGTTGGTATTTCCGACCTGCGGGATGAGTCTGCCAAGGAGGAAGTAAGAATAGTTATAGAACTAAAAAAGGATGCCTACGCCAATAAGATCCTCAACCAGCTTTATAAGCTAACTCCTATGCAAACAGCATTTCATGTTAATATGCTGGCGTTGGTTGAAGGGATCCAGCCTCGAATACTTAATCTAGAGATGGTACTGAGGCACTACTTGGACCATAGGCGAGTCGTGGTTCGACGCCGAACGGAATATGAATTGCAACGCGCCAAGGACCGAGCCCATATTCTCGAGGGGCTCAGGATCGCCTTAGATCAAATAGACAAGGTAATTTCTACCATTAGAGAATCCGATACGCAGGATGAGGCTCGCCAGAACCTTATAAGCATCTTTAAGCTCACCGAAATCCAGGCCAATGCGATTCTTTCCATGCAGTTACGAACTCTGGCAGGGCTTGAGCGCAAGAGGATAGAAGATGAATATAATGAGCTTCAGAAACTCATTAAAGAACTCCAGAAGATCCTAAGCGATGAAGCTAATATTTTGAAAGTTATCCGTGAAGAACTGGTCGAGATAAAGGAAAAATATGGAGACAAACGAAGAACTCAAATTATCAAAAAAGCCATCGGCAACTTTAGCGATGAGGATCTTATCCCGGATGAAGAGGTGGTGGTTACATTAACTAAAGGTAATTATATCAAGCGAAT
It includes:
- the gyrA gene encoding DNA gyrase subunit A, producing MDNTIKPEPIKDFDDNNFTPQKTEFGLIAPKTVESEMEQSYLDYAMSVIVSRALPDVRDGLKPVHRRILYSMHTLGLKPSGKYRKSATVVGEVIGKYHPHGDVAIYDSMVRMAQNFSMRYQLVDGQGNFGSMDGDGAAAMRYTEARMTKFSEEMLVDIDKNTVDFMPNYDGSQREPKVLPAKVPNLLLNGVQGIAVGMATNIPTHNLVEVVDAVIYIIDNPEAVLADLTKIVKGPDFPTGGVIFDDGSIAQAYGTGRGSITMRAVAEIQEDKKGREKIIITEVPYQTNKASLVEKIADLVKDKRVVGISDLRDESAKEEVRIVIELKKDAYANKILNQLYKLTPMQTAFHVNMLALVEGIQPRILNLEMVLRHYLDHRRVVVRRRTEYELQRAKDRAHILEGLRIALDQIDKVISTIRESDTQDEARQNLISIFKLTEIQANAILSMQLRTLAGLERKRIEDEYNELQKLIKELQKILSDEANILKVIREELVEIKEKYGDKRRTQIIKKAIGNFSDEDLIPDEEVVVTLTKGNYIKRIIASEYRAQGRGGKGKMGMTTKEEDVVEHVVQAQTHDTLLFFTTLGRVFKIKGYEIPPASRIAKGQSIMNVLSLSPEERVTSLVTMHKDDPAKYLFMTTINGTVKKTALADLTNIRQSGIVAIKLDEGDRLSWVKKTTGEDDIIISTSMAQAIRFSESDARSMGRATRGVRGIRLRKEDVVVGMDVLTEDNNLMLVIMENGYGKITKSGQFSPHNRGGVGIKAGVVTAKTGRAVDVRIIPNREGDVLMISKQGQVIRLKLSQIPVIGRSTQGVRIMRMASGDQIASIALLPKEQELEEDETS